The following proteins are encoded in a genomic region of Reichenbachiella sp.:
- a CDS encoding class I SAM-dependent methyltransferase produces MNNYDRIAWIYDVLAKLIFRGNLLKSQTHFLSDLKPNDRILIIGGGTGKVLEALSRLDIPLEIDFIEPSSSMIEKARKRILDSSNLIVNFQQVTLESFTPRSKYDWVCCFYFLDLFKEHSLKEHLYRIKTMMNEGANLLVADFNNRESNWWKRLLSAIMHWFFKMTTQLESNKLKNIDSLLLDSGFRKEKEAHFFSRFIFSAIYQKEVF; encoded by the coding sequence TTGAACAATTACGACCGTATTGCTTGGATCTACGATGTGCTAGCAAAGTTGATTTTCCGAGGTAATCTTCTAAAATCACAAACGCACTTTCTGTCAGATCTAAAACCCAATGATCGTATCCTTATTATTGGTGGCGGTACTGGAAAGGTACTTGAGGCATTAAGTCGTTTGGATATTCCTCTGGAGATAGATTTTATCGAACCTTCGTCCTCAATGATCGAAAAAGCTAGAAAACGCATCCTAGATTCTTCAAATTTGATAGTGAATTTCCAGCAAGTCACGCTAGAGTCCTTTACTCCACGGAGTAAATATGATTGGGTGTGTTGTTTTTACTTTCTTGATTTATTCAAGGAACACTCACTAAAAGAGCATTTATATCGCATCAAAACAATGATGAATGAAGGTGCCAATTTATTAGTAGCAGATTTTAACAATCGGGAATCTAATTGGTGGAAAAGGTTACTTTCTGCAATTATGCATTGGTTTTTTAAAATGACCACTCAACTAGAAAGTAATAAACTTAAAAATATAGATAGCCTATTGCTTGACTCAGGATTCCGAAAGGAAAAAGAAGCCCATTTCTTTTCACGATTTATTTTTAGTGCTATCTATCAAAAAGAAGTCTTTTAA
- a CDS encoding RNA polymerase sigma factor: protein MSIEYSNAEVKNIQYDIHNKLILQCKAGDRVAQNELYKRYAGAMYNICRRMMNDEDEARDLLQDAFVEAFMKIHSLKELSTFSAWIKRITVNKCINAIKKKRIFAISIDENVDPADEDEWIDQEIIGHEAQAIMKALEQISDGCRTVFNLYLFEGYDHKEISQIMGISESASKSQYSKAKQKIRDLLKTKKFQGYGNK, encoded by the coding sequence ATGTCTATAGAGTATTCAAATGCAGAAGTGAAAAACATTCAGTACGACATACACAACAAACTCATCCTTCAGTGCAAAGCGGGCGACCGTGTGGCACAGAATGAATTGTATAAGAGGTATGCGGGCGCGATGTATAATATCTGCAGAAGAATGATGAATGACGAAGATGAGGCTCGTGATTTACTTCAGGATGCGTTTGTTGAGGCTTTTATGAAAATTCATAGCCTCAAAGAGTTGAGCACATTCAGTGCATGGATCAAAAGAATAACGGTCAACAAATGCATTAACGCCATCAAGAAGAAACGGATATTTGCCATTTCAATTGATGAAAATGTGGATCCAGCCGATGAAGATGAATGGATTGATCAAGAGATTATTGGACATGAGGCACAGGCAATTATGAAAGCCTTGGAACAAATATCCGATGGATGCAGGACAGTATTCAATTTGTATTTGTTCGAAGGGTACGATCATAAAGAGATCAGTCAGATCATGGGTATTTCGGAATCAGCGTCAAAATCACAGTACAGCAAGGCCAAGCAGAAAATCCGCGACTTGCTGAAAACCAAAAAATTCCAAGGCTATGGAAACAAATGA